The proteins below come from a single Sander vitreus isolate 19-12246 chromosome 15, sanVit1, whole genome shotgun sequence genomic window:
- the LOC144530225 gene encoding kelch-like protein 11 has protein sequence MCGCVCRLLSFTSLPHSPPLLTFSAGSRMAAAAPNPEDSARSSSSSSSGTSTPSVLAGEGDAEEAEDFTSSSHCSELSRRQNEQRKQGLFCDVTLAFSSGAASGSVQSCEFSAHRSVLAAATDYFTPLLGGQFSESLSGRVEMKEWSSELGPDPDTVESVIQYMYTGEIRVSTCNVHEVLELADRFLLVQLKDFCGEFLKKKLSLTNCVAVHSLAHMYTLDQLALRAADMIRRNFHKVIQDDEFYTLPFHLVRDWLSDAEITVDSEEVLFEAVVKWVQKNPGERSRYFEELFRLLRLPQIKPTYLTRVVKTEQLVSANEACLRLVSEAVEGHAIRFENLKSTDMEFWSSHMASFQPRFGQNMDVIMVVGGVSEGGDYLSECVGYFIYEDRWVNLPHIHNHLDGHAIAATESHVYVAGSMEPGFAKTVERYNPNRNTWEQVSNLTTRKHSFGLTCIKDILYSIGGHGNFSPGFKDVSIYEPEQDKWHNLESAPKILRDVKAVSVEDRYVYVTARTPVDTDNDDGLKTVTTRYDTESRQWQDVDSLPLIDNYCIFQMAVASTNFYHTASCCPKSYTERDEVAKLKISVRISDEILESLPPEVTSIEGAAICHFDEDVFIIGGWKNSDDVDKQYRKEAYRYCAERKRWMLLPPMPQPRCRATACHVRIPYRFLYGCQRYPMPQNLARQRDRMQQMQQLHRRTLTLRRQLQSQIEC, from the exons ATGTGTGGCTGCGTATGTCGCCTCCTTTCCTTCACTAGTTTACCTCATTCCCCACCACTGCTCACCTTCAGCGCCGGCAGCAGAATGGCAGCGGCGGCCCCCAACCCGGAGGACTCTGCCaggagcagcagtagcagtagtagcgGCACCAGCACACCCAGCGTCCTTGCCGGAGAAGGGGACGCGGAAGAGGCCGAGGACTTTACCTCCTCCTCCCACTGCTCGGAGCTGTCTCGGCGGCAGAACGAGCAGAGGAAGCAGGGCTTGTTCTGCGACGTGACGCTGGCCTTCAGCAGCGGGGCGGCTAGTGGGAGCGTCCAAAGCTGTGAGTTTTCAGCTCACAGGTCTGTCCTGGCTGCGGCCACCGATTATTTCACGCCCCTGCTTGGAGGACAGTTCTCCGAATCCTTGTCCGGACGGGTAGAGATGAAGGAATGGAGCTCAGAACTGGGGCCGGACCCGGATACGGTGGAGAGTGTCATTCAGTATATGTACACTGGAGAAATACGCGTTAGCACCTGCAATGTACATGAAGTACTGGAGCTAGCTGACAG GTTCCTCCTGGTGCAGCTGAAGGATTTCTGTGGTGAGTTCCTTAAGAAGAAGCTGAGCCTGACCAACTGTGTGGCGGTGCACAGTCTAGCCCATATGTACACCTTGGACCAGCTGGCTCTACGGGCCGCAGACATGATCCGTCGCAACTTCCACAAGGTTATCCAGGATGACGAGTTTTACACGCTGCCCTTTCACCTGGTTCGTGACTGGCTGTCTGATGCAGAGATCACAGTGGATTCTGAAGAGGTGCTCTTTGAGGCTGTGGTCAAGTGGGTGCAGAAGAACCCAGGGGAGCGAAGCCGCTACTTTGAGGAGCTGTTCCGTCTCCTGAGGCTGCCACAGATAAAGCCCACCTACCTGACCAGGGTGGTGAAAACCGAGCAGCTGGTGTCCGCAAATGAGGCCTGCCTCCGGCTGGTGTCGGAGGCAGTAGAGGGCCACGCTATCCGCTTTGAGAACCTCAAGTCAACTGATATGGAGTTCTGGTCTTCCCACATGGCCTCCTTTCAGCCGCGCTTTGGCCAGAACATGGACGTTATCATGGTAGTAGGCGgtgtgtcagagggaggggactacctgagtgagtgtgtgggcTACTTCATTTACGAGGACCGTTGGGTCAACCTGCCGCACATCCACAACCACCTGGACGGCCATGCTATCGCTGCCACAGAGTCTCACGTCTACGTAGCCGGTTCTATGGAACCAGGCTTTGCTAAAACGGTGGAACGTTATAATCCTAATCGCAACACCTGGGAACAGGTGAGCAACCTGACCACACGCAAGCACTCTTTTGGCCTCACCTGTATTAAGGATATATTGTACAGCATTGGTGGCCATGGGAACTTCAGTCCAGGTTTTAAAGACGTCAGTATATATGAGCCTGAGCAGGACAAGTGGCACAATCTGGAATCTGCACCCAAAATCCTGCGGGATGTGAAGGCAGTGAGTGTGGAGGACCGCTATGTGTACGTCACGGCACGCACACCTGTCGATACAGATAATGATGATGGACTGAAGACGGTGACAACTCGCTATGACACAGAGAGCCGCCAGTGGCAAGATGTTGACTCCCTGCCCCTTATTGACAACTATTGCATCTTCCAGATGGCTGTAGCCTCTACTAACTTCTACCACACGGCCTCCTGCTGCCCCAAGAGCTACACAGAACGGGATGAGGTTGCCAAGCTAAAGATCAGTGTGcgcatctctgatgagatcctGGAGAGCCTACCACCAGAGGTTACCAGCATCGAGGGTGCTGCCATCTGCCACTTCGATGAGGATGTCTTCATCATCGGAGGCTGGAAGAACAGTGATGATGTGGACAAGCAGTACCGCAAGGAGGCTTATCGCTACTGTGCTGAGAGAAAACGCTGGATGTTGCTGCCGCCCATGCCTCAGCCTCGCTGCCGAGCCACCGCCTGCCATGTCCGCATCCCCTACCGTTTCCTGTATGGCTGCCAGCGCTACCCCATGCCCCAGAACCTGGCCCGCCAGCGAGATCGCATGCAGCAGATGCAGCAGCTTCACCGGCGCACGCTCACTTTACGCCGGCAGCTCCAGTCGCAGATAGAGTGCTGA
- the aclya gene encoding ATP-citrate synthase translates to MSAKAISEQTGKEFLYKHICTLAAVQNRFRYANVTAETDFDRLAQDHPWLLTQRLVVKPDQLIKRRGKLGLVGVNLDLNGVREWLKSRFMKETTVGKAKGVLKNFLIEPFVPHKQEEEFYVCIYASREGDYVLFHHEGGVDVGDVDAKAKKLLIGVDEKISEDSVKKELLTHVPKDKKGVLASFIVGLFNLYEDLFFTYLEINPLVGTKDGVYVLDMAAKIDATADYICKAKWGDVEFPPPFGREAYPEEAYIADLDAKSGASLKLTLLNPRGRIWTMVAGGGASVVYSDTICDLGGVNELANYGEYSGAPSEQQTYDYAKTILSLMTREKHPDGKVLIIGGSIANFTNVAATFKGIVRAIRDYQVPLKEHEVTIFVRRGGPNYQEGLRVMGEVGKTTGIPIHVFGTETHMTAIVGMALGHRPIPNQPPVAAHTANFLLNSSGSTSTPVSSRTASFSENRARLEGSPAKKVKAGAPIAKATNLFSKHTKSIVWGMQTRAVQGMLDFDYVCSRDEPSVAAMVYPFTGDHKQKYYWGHKEILIPVYKNMSDAMKKHPDVDVLINFASLRSAFDSTMETMQYPQIHTIAIIAEGIPEAHTRKIIKVADEKGVTIIGPATVGGIKPGCFKIGNTGGMLDNILASKLYRPGSVAYVSRSGGMSNELNNIISRTTDGVFEGVAIGGDRYPGSVFTDHVLRYQDTPGVKMIVVLGEIGGTEEYKICEAIKQGRITKPVVCWCIGTCATMFSSEVQFGHAGACASQASETAVAKNLALKEAGAFVPKSFDELGEIINSVYDDLVAKGVIQPAEEMPPPTVPMDYSWARELGLIRKPASFMTSICDERGQELIYAGMPITEVFKSEIGLGGTLGLLWFQRRLPRYACQFIEMCLMVTADHGPAVSGAHNTIVCARAGKDLISSLTSGLLTIGDRFGGALDAAAKQFSKAFDSSMLPMEFVNKMKKDGKLIMGIGHRVKSINNPDMRVQILKDFVKQHFPSTQLLDYALDVEKITTSKKPNLILNVDGFIGVAFVDLLRTCGGFTRDEADEFVEIGALNGIFVLGRSMGFIGHYLDQKRLKQGLYRHPWDDISYVLPEHMSM, encoded by the exons ATGTCGGCCAAAGCCATCTCCGAACAGACGGGAAAGGAGTTCCTCTACAAGCACATCTGCACATTGGCAGCTGTTCAGAACAGATTCCGCTATGCCAACGTGACTGCCGAGACTGACTTTGACCGACTGGCGCAAGATCACCCGTGGCTGCTCACACAG AGGCTGGTGGTGAAGCCGGACCAGCTGATCAAGAGGCGAGGGAAGCTGGGCCTGGTCGGCGTCAATCTGGACCTGAACGGCGTCAGAGAGTGGCTGAAGTCCCGCTTCATGAAAGAGACAACA GTGGGAAAAGCCAAGGGTGTTCTCAAGAACTTCCTCATCGAGCCATTTGTCCCCCATAAGCAG GAGGAGGAGTTCTACGTGTGCATTTACGCCAGCCGCGAGGGCGACTATGTGCTGTTTCACCATGAGGGAGGGGTGGATGTGGGAGATGTGGATGCCAAGGCGAAAAAGTTGCTAATTGGGGTGGATGAAAAGATCAGTGAAGACTCTGTGAAGAAAGAGCTGCTGACTCACGTCCCAAAAGACAAGAAAGG ggTCCTGGCCAGCTTCATTGTTGGGCTCTTCAACCTGTATGAGGACCTGTTCTTCACATACCTGGAGATCAATCCACTAG TGGGCACAAAAGATGGAGTTTACGTGCTGGATATGGCAGCCAAGATCGATGCCACAGCTGACTATATCTGCAAGGCCAAGTGGGGTGATGTGGAGTTCCCTCCACCCTTCGGCAGGGAGGCCTATCCTGAG GAGGCCTACATTGCCGACCTTGATGCCAAGAGTGGTGCCAGCCTCAAACTGACCCTGCTCAACCCCCGAGGCAGGATCTGGACCATGGTGGCAGGAGGAGGTGCCTCAGTGGTGTACAG TGACACAATCTGTGACCTGGGTGGCGTCAACGAGCTGGCCAATTATGGGGAGTATTCAGGAGCACCAAGCGAACAGCAGACCTATGACTACGCCAAGACTATTCTGTCTCTGATGACCAGAGAAAAGCACCCTGATG GAAAGGTTTTGATCATTGGGGGAAGCATTGCAAACTTCACAAATGTTGCAGCAACATTTAAG GGGATTGTTCGGGCCATCAGAGACTATCAGGTGCCACTGAAGGAGCATGAGGTCACCATATTTGTCCGTCGTGGAGGCCCCAACTACCAGGAAGGTCTCAGAGTGATGGGAGAAGTCG GCAAGACAACTGGGATCCCCATCCATGTCTTTGGCACAGAAACTCACATGACTGCCATTGTTGGCATGGCACTGGGCCACCGGCCAATCCCCAACCAGCCTCCTGTTGCAGCCCACACTGCCAACTTCCTTCTCAACTCCAGTGGCAGCACATCG ACCCCAGTATCCAGCAGAACTGCTTCTTTCTCTGAAAACAGAGCCAGACTTGAGGGCTCACCAGCCAAGAAGGTCAAAGCTGGAGCTCCcattg CTAAAGCAACTAACCTCTTCAGCAAACACACCAAGTCTATAGTGTGGGGTATGCAGACTCGGGCAGTACAGGGCATGCTGGACTTTGACTATGTCTGCTCCAGAGATGAGCCATCTGTCGCAGCCATGGTCTACCCGTTCAC TGGAGACCACAAACAGAAGTACTATTGGGGCCATAAAGAGATCCTCATCCCTGTCTATAAGAACATGAGTGATGCCATGAAGAAGCACCCAGATGTGGACGTGCTCATCAACTTTGCCTCTTTGCGTTCAGCCTTTGATAGCACCATGGAGACTATGCAGTACCCACAG ATTCACACCATTGCCATCATTGCTGAGGGAATCCCTGAAGCCCATACCAGGAAGATCATCAAGGTTGCAGATGAGAAGGGTGTTACAATCATTGGACCAGCAACC GTTGGAGGAATTAAGCCAGGCTGTTTTAAGATCGGGAACACAGGAGGCATGCTGGATAACATCCTCGCCTCCAAGCTCTATCGCCCAGGCAGTGTGGCCTACGTGTCTCGCTCAGGTGGCATGTCCAATGAACTCAACAACATAATCTCGCGCACCACTGACGGTGTTTTTGAAGGTGTGGCCATTGGTGGGGACAG ATACCCAGGCTCTGTGTTTACTGACCATGTGTTGCGCTACCAAGATACTCCTGGAGTAAAAATGATTGTTGTACTGGGAGAG ATTGGAGGCACAGAGGAGTACAAGATCTGCGAGGCTATCAAACAGGGCAGGATCACAAAGCCAGTGGTGTGCTGGTGTATTGGCACCTGTGCTACCATGTTTTCCTCAGAG GTTCAGTTTGGCCATGCAGGAGCTTGTGCCAGCCAGGCCTCTGAGACAGCAGTAGCTAAGAACCTGGCTCTGAAGGAGGCTGGTGCCTTCGTCCCCAAGAGCTTTGATGAGCTGGGAGAGATCATCAA TTCTGTTTATGATGACCTTGTTGCCAAAGGAGTTATTCAGCCAGCTGAAGAGATGCCTCCTCCCACTGTCCCGATGGATTACTCTTGGGCACGA GAGCTGGGTCTGATCCGTAAGCCTGCTTCCTTCATGACCAGCATCTGTGACGAGAGGGGTCAGGAGCTCATCTACGCAGGCATGCCCATCACTGAGGTCTTCAAGTCAGAAATAGGCCTGGGAGGAACTCTAGGGCTTCTCTGGTTCCAGAGGAG GTTGCCGAGGTATGCCTGCCAGTTTATTGAGATGTGCCTGATGGTGACCGCTGATCATGGCCCTGCTGTTTCCGGTGCCCACAACACAATTGTCTGTGCTCGAGCTGGCAAAGATCTCATCTCCAGCCTCACCTCCGGCCTTCTCACCATT GGTGACCGCTTTGGAGGTGCTCTGGATGCTGCAGCAAAGCAGTTCAGCAAGGCTTTTGACAGCAGCATGCTGCCCATGGAGTTTGTCAACAAGATGAAGAAGGATGGCAAGCTGATCATGGGCATTGGACACAGAGTCAAGTCG ATTAACAATCCAGACATGAGAGTCCAGATCTTGAAGGACTTTGTGAAGCAGCACTTCCCCTCCACCCAGCTGCTGGACTACGCTCTAGATGTAGAGAAGATCACCACATCCAAA AAACCCAATTTGATTCTGAATGTGGACGGCTTCATTGGTGTGGCCTTTGTGGATTTGCTCAGGACTTGTGGTGGCTTTACACG GGATGAAGCTGATGAGTTTGTGGAAATTGGAGCTCTGAATGGCATCTTTGTCCTGGGACGTAGCATGGGATTTATTG GACACTACCTGGACCAGAAGAGGCTGAAGCAGGGTCTGTATCGCCACCCCTGGGATGACATCTCCTATGTGCTCCCAGAACATATGTCCATGTAA
- the cnp gene encoding 2',3'-cyclic-nucleotide 3'-phosphodiesterase: MDAEKSGEVLGVSETPQQEETEMEKEFVSKLETPEEFTEPEKPPAADEETEQLIVTENVTLSEEKPEMKIEDSLPKETSEMEAVPAVAPPEPDESSKKISDPVAALDTEPENAQPKQQPAPKNDPEPLPVQTPLAESAPKPKPEKLAESVPQAELEEQTIPKPTVLQQAVDTQPPSQEEKVSQQVKTETELQTAMDTEEVAKKKVAEKDVAAEPIGEVEEKPTEAVTTKEEASAEIESVEPADDEKEVEPEKSGDADTLKGTEAAAESVESEKNDAELQKEEETVPASGSLSFALLEQEQTIGALRTSRTLVVLRGLPGSGKSFLARAIADTYKDHCSVICADEHGVKPENPESSVEGYKALDEAVVACCSAGTASSVLMVVDDSNHTQDRLARLGEIAEQHNLVAVFLEPRTEWSRDPAQLTKKTRRGLEEAQLEAMRGQLEEVSLPLYFGWFLLSSIQDKVRCTAMDFLKTLDTLEAFKKHLIDFTGKAEKEVDLEEYFEAKGTLHCTTKFCDYGKAEGAKEYAEKPAVKDLYGSAFELSLSALFVTPRTVGARVSLTEEQLLLWPADAEKEVGSASLPLGSRAHVTLGCAEGVEPVQTGLDLLEILALQQEGHKGELIEEMELGSLTYYGEGRWLLSLREPICSSACFSSFYGRKELDPAKKEPEKKKKQKCTIL, translated from the exons ATGGACGCTGAAAAGAGTGGCGAGGTTTTAGGTGTGTCAGAAACTCCACAGCAAGAGGAGACTGAAATGGAAAAAGAGTTTGTGTCAAAATTGGAGACACCAGAGGAATTCACAGAGCCTGAGAAGCCACCAGCTGCTGATGAAGAGACCGAGCAGTTGATTGTGACAGAAAATGTTACGCTGTCTGAGGAAAAACCAGAAATGAAGATTGAGGACAGCTTGCCCAAAGAAACATCTGAAATGGAGGCAGTGCCTGCGGTGGCACCACCAGAACCAGATGAGTCATCTAAAAAGATCTCTGACCCAGTTGCAGCTTTAGACACAGAACCAGAAAACGCCCAGCCTAAACAGCAGCCTGCGCCAAAGAATGACCCAGAACCTTTGCCTGTGCAAACACCTCTGGCCGAGAGTGCCCCTAAACCAAAGCCAGAGAAGTTGGCAGAATCAGTTCCACAAGCTGAACTAGAAGAGCAAACAATCCCTAAACCAACTGTGCTGCAGCAGGCAGTAGATACGCAACCACCCAGCCAAGAGGAAAAAGTGTCACAACAAGTGAAAACTGAGACAGAATTGCAGACTGCAATGGATACAGAAGAAGTTGCCAAAAAGAAAGTGGCAGAAAAAGATGTTGCAGCTGAGCCTATTGGGGAGGTGGAAGAAAAGCCAACAGAAGCGGTGACTACAAAGGAGGAGGCATCCGCTGAAATAGAAAGTGTGGAACCTGCAGATGACGAGAAGGAAGTTGAACCAGAAAAATCAGGTGATGCTGATACTCTGAAGGGAactgaagcagcagcagaaagtGTCGAATCTGAGAAGAATGATGCTGAGCTTCAAAAGGAAGAGGAAACAGTCCCTGCATCTGGCTCCCTGTCCTTTGCTCTCCTGGAACAAGAGCAGACCATAGGCGCCCTGCGAACCTCTCGTACCCTTGTTGTCCTCAGGGGCCTTCCAGGAAGTGGTAAAAGCTTCTTGGCACGTGCCATAGCTGATACCTACAAAGACCACTGCTCTGTCATCTGTGCTGATGAGCATGGGGTAAAGCCAGAGAATCCAGAATCATCGGTGGAAGGATACAAGGCCCTGGATGAGGCTGTGGTGGCCTGCTGCAGTGCAGGAACCGCGTCCTCTGTGCTGATGGTGGTGGATGACAGCAACCACACCCAGGATCGACTGGCCCGCCTGGGGGAGATTGCCGAGCAACACAACCTTGTTGCGGTCTTTTTGGAGCCACGTACTGAATGGAGCAGAGATCCAGCGCAGCTGACCAAGAAGACCAGGCGTGGACTGGAGGAAGCCCAACTGGAAGCCATGAGAGGTCAACTTGAGGAAGTGTCCCTTCCTCTTTACTTTGGCTGGTTTCTTCTTTCCTCCATCCAGGACAAGGTTAGGTGCACAGCAATGGACTTCCTTAAAACGCTGGACACCTTGGAGGCCTTCAAGAAACACTTGATTGACT TCACTGGGAAAGCTGAGAAGGAGGTGGATTTGGAGGAGTACTTTGAAGCCAAAGGAACCCTCCATTGCACAACAAAATTCTGTGACTATGGAAAAGCGGAGGGTGCCAAAGAGTATGCAGAGAAACCA GCTGTTAAAGATTTATATGGTTCTGCATTCGAGCTGTCACTGAGTGCTCTCTTTGTGACTCCTCGCACTGTTGGTGCCAGAGTGTCCCTCACAGAGGAGCAGCTTTTGCTGTGGCCAGCTGATGCTGAAAAGGAGGTAGGGTCCGCCTCCCTGCCTCTGGGAAGCCGCGCCCATGTTACTCTAGGATGTGCTGAGGGTGTTGAGCCAGTTCAAACAGGTCTGGATCTGCTCGAAATCCTGGCACTGCAGCAGGAAGGCCATAAGGGGGAGCTCATCGAGGAGATGGAGCTCGGCTCGCTGACCTATTACGGAGAAGGAAGGTGGCTGCTCAGTCTCAGAGAGCCTATCTGCTCCTCAGCCTGCTTCTCCAGCTTCTATGGGCGCAAGGAGCTCGATCCAGCCAAAAAAGAACCcgagaagaaaaagaagcaaaagTGCACCATATTGTAA